A window of the Lactuca sativa cultivar Salinas chromosome 5, Lsat_Salinas_v11, whole genome shotgun sequence genome harbors these coding sequences:
- the LOC111912490 gene encoding uncharacterized protein LOC111912490: MCYKVSNHLTSSIALGDDPEWDTVDNIVKQWIYGTLSQYVLQSIITSDATTTETRTTIEALFHENKEVKAIELDDELRNIQLGDSTILEYCNHIKSIVDLLSNIGAPVYEKNLVTYAINGLSEKYTHVKPT; this comes from the coding sequence ATGTGTTATAAAGTCTCTAATCATCTCACAAGCTCCATTGCACTTGGCGATGATCCTGAATGGGATACTGTAGATAACATTGTTAAACAATGGATCTATGGAACCCTATCTCAATATGTTCTTCAGTCTATCATCACTTCTGATGCTACAACAACCGAAACCAGGACAACCATTGAAGCCCTTTTTCACGAAAACAAAGAAGTCAAGGCAATTGAGCTTGATGATGAACTAAGAAACATTCAGCTTGGTGATTCGACAATTTTGGAGTATTGCAATCACATCAAATCAATTGTTGATTTACTCTCCAATATTGGCGCCCCCGTATACGAAAAGAATCTGGTCACTTATGCAATTAATGGGCTCTCAGAAAAATATACTCATGTGAAACCTACCTAG